The sequence CGTATAGCAATGCAATGCAAGGTGACAATGCAGggcaatgcaaagcaatgcaaagcagtgCAGGGTGATGTAAAGCAATGTAATGCAAGATGACAATGCAGGGTGATACAAACCAATGCAACACAAGGTGATGTGACACCAGGCAATGCGATGCAAGGTGATGCAAAGCGATGAAGCAATGGGAGGTGGCATGGTGCAGGACAATGTCAAGCAATGCATTTCAAGGtgatgcaatgcaatgcaaagtGATGCAATGCTGGGCGATGCAATGGAAGGCAAGGCAACGCAGGGTGTTGCAGTGCAGTGTTAGGTGCCGTGATCACGGCAGCACGAGGGGAGGCAATTGCAGCAAGGCCATGCCCTGGCAGCAGAGGCGATGCCTGTGGTGCCACAGCTCAGTCCCCTCTACACGCGGCCGCGCTCCCCGGCCCTCCGCAGCGGCGCTGCTTCATTTGAATTCTCGCCTCTCTCTCTTCGCAGATAACAAGCCCGCGCCATGCAGTCCTTTCGAGAAAGGTGTGGTTTCCATGGCAACCAGCAGAGCTACCAGCCGACTTCACAAGATACATCACGCCTGGAGAATTACAGGCATCAAAGTCAGGCAGGGCCGAACTGCGAGCGGCAGAGGCTGGTGGCGAAGGAGTACTACAGTCAGCAGCAACTGCCATACGCGGGCTACGAGAACAGCGCCGCGGAGAAATACCACCGGGGAAACAAGCAAttagcagggcagcagctgcaaggCAGGCCGGCCTTTTCCAATTACGCTGTGCAGGAGAACAGCCCCTACCCGGCGCGCTATTCGGGGGATGAGAGCCTGCAGGCGTGGGGCGGGCAGCCACCAGCGCTGCCCAAGTATGAGGACAGCCTGATGAAGAAGACGTCGCCGGCAGCAGGAGGGCGGCCGTACCACGAGCCGGCAGCGGCTCCACTGCCCTTCCGGACTCacttcccacagcagcagccgCAGCAGCCACCCGCGCTGCCCTACCCCAAGCTGCAGCGGCAGAAGCTGCCCAACGACGTCTCTTCGCCCATGCCCTTCTCACAGAGCCCCCATTTTGGGCAGCACTCACAGTCCTTCCCCGCCTCCTCCACCTACTCCTCCGTGCCAGGGGGCAGCCAGCCGGCACACTCCTACAAGAGCTGCACGGCACCTTCAGGGCAGCCGCCGCTGGAGCGGCCCCTGGGTAGTGCCGCAGCCTCGCCCTGGCCCCCGTGTGCCCAACCTGCATGGCTACCAGCCCAACCGCATCGGCTATGAACAGCCCCGCAGCCACCTCCACAGCCCCCGCCACCGCCGCAGCCCCCGCAGCCCCCGCAGCCTCCTCAGCCCCAACCTCAGCCCTTGCAGGGGAGGCATCATGCCCCAGAGAGCCTCCACTACCAAAACTTGGCCAAGTATCAGCATTACAACCAAGCGGGGCAGACCTACTGCCAGAGTGACGCACCGCCTGTCCGCACGCCGGAGCAGTACTACCAAACCTTCAGCCCCAGCGCCAGCCACTCTCCGGCACGCTCCGTCGGTCGCTCCCCATCCTACAGCTCTACGCCGTCCCCGCTGATGCCCAACCTGGAGAACTTTCAGTACAGCCAGCAGCCGCTCAATGCCGGTGCCTTCCCAGCCGGCATCACTGACCACAGCCATTTCATGCCGCTGCTCAACCCCTCTCCCACTGACGGGACGAGCCCGGATGCTCAATCTGGGAATTGCAAGAATTTGCCGAAGGAGAAACTGTCTGAAAACCTTCTGTCAGACCTGAGCCTGCAGAGCCTGACGGCACTCACCTCCCAGGTGGAGAACATCTCCAACACcgtccagcagctgctgctttccaaatcATCCGTGCCCCAGAAAAAGGGCATCAAAACCCCAGCGAGGACCCCTGAGCAGCTCaaagggcagcactgcagcccagagAGCAGCACGTACTCCGCAGAGCAGGTTGGGACCCCGCTGTCGGACCCACTCAGCACCCCGCAGTCCGTCCATGCTGAGACACAGGACGCTGACTATCTGAGCGGCTCGGAGGAccagctggagaggagcttcCTATACTGCAACCAGAACCGCAGCCCTGCTCGTGTCAACAGCAACTCCAAGGCAAAGCCCGAGTCAGTGTCCACGTGCTCTGTCACCTCCCCGGATGATATGTCCACCAAATCGGATGACTCCTTCCAAAGCATCCATGCCACCCTGCCCCTGGAGACTTTCACCAAGTATGTGACCAACGAGAGGGACTGTCCCCGGCTGCTGCTCAGTGCGCTGTCCCAGGAGGAGCTGGCCTCCGAGATCATCGTCCTGCAGGACGCCATCAATGAGAAGGAGGACAAAGCCTGGCCCAACTCACCCATGTTGAGCAAGGAGGCCACGAAATCCCCCTTCCAACTGGAGAACCACCGGCCATGCCTGGACTCCATGGTGAAAGGCTCATGGCCCAGCCAGGGTGACTCCAGCACCCTCACTGAGCCCCTCAAGCTGGACAAGGCTTCGGGGGGCAGCACGGGGAAGGACTTTGGGGACGAGGTGTACGAGGGTCCCCAGGTGGAGTTTGCAGCCACCGAGACCAAGGACACACTTAAGGATGCGGACCCATTGGCTTTCAACTCCAAGCCCAGCATCCCAGCTGCTACTTCTAGTGCAGGGGCCTCTGGCTTCAGCTGCTATTCGAACACCACAGCCAACTCGGTGGACTCTGAAAATGCCATGGAGCACTTTGAGTGGCCAGAGGAGAACCTGGGCGAGGCGTGCCTCAGGTGGAAGGAGCTGGGCTCGGGCCTGCAAGCCTCTGACCTCCCCAAAGGCCTCTTCCCCAGCAAACTGGGAGGGTCctccaaggagaaaaaaatgcttgtaGCTTGGACCTGTGCGATGGCGAGCAGCCAGCCAAGAGTGAGACGACCCGGGACTTTGGCCAGCAGGcaatggaggaggaagaggaggagacgCTGACCTACGATGAGGCCACAAAGGTGGACAGTGAGAGGTGGCTGCAGGACACGcggcactgctgcacagccgGGGACTTCAGTGAGATCCCTATGATCTCATCACCAGAGCTGAAGGAGTCAGACCTGGAGGTGGAGGAGTACTCCTCACTCTGCGAGCTGGCGGGCACGGAGCAGAAGTCAGTGCCCTACGCCGCCTCACCTCCCAAGCCCCCAGAGATACCCGCCGTGCTGTCTGCCAGCGAGGTGCCCATGTCTGCCGAGGAAACTGTCAGCACGGTAGAGAAGGAGAGTTCTGTGCCCTCGGCGCGTCTCTCTGGTCAATCCATCATCCTGCTGGGCCCAGCAGTGGGCACGGAGACCAAGGTGAAGAGCTGGTTCAAatcctccctgccccacatccaGCCTGAGGAGGAGAGTGGGGGAGTAGAGAAGTCCCACCCGGAAGCAGTGGACTCTGAACCTGTTTTGTCACTTGGGGTGAAGAAGCAACCAGCACCTGAAAATGCATTGGTGAAAACTGAGCCTGTCTCACGGGGCAAGAACCTCCGCAACAAGAGGATCCACTGCCGGCTGCCGGAGGAGGACAGTGCTGGCAATGCAGTGCCGAGCCCTTTCAGTgagctgccagcactgtgcGTGGGGCCGGACGGACAAGGGGAGATGCTGAGCAAGAATGTGCACAGCCAGACGCCCAGGTTCACAGCGGAGGGCTTGCCGGCACGCATGTGCACCCGTTCCTTCACCGCCCTCGCTGAACCCCGTGCCCCAGCCCCACTGGAGGGGCTGAAGGCACCGATGCACCAGGAGAAGATGGGCAAGAAGCCAGCATGTGGTGTGAAGCAGCGGGTGTCTTTCAAAGCCAGGAAGCGCAGCGGTCGGCCAGCCCCTAAAGTCATCCAGAGCGCTGGTGGTGATGCCACCATCACGGTGTCCAGCTTGGTGCCAGCTGAAGAGATGGTGGGGCCGGGGCCGACGGATGGGGATGTGACAGATGGTGGGGAGAGGGACCAGCGCTCGATGATCCTGCGCTCCCGGACGAAGACACAGGAGGTTTTCTACACCAAGAGGCGGCGGGGCAAGCGGGCGGCTGATGTTCGACTGAAGAACTGTAAAGCACCCAAGAAGCTCATCTCCAACAACCACCTCCCACCCGCCTTCAAGTTGACCCCTCCGGGCAGCCCCCACAAGGAGGGCAAGGTGGGCACCAGGATGAAGCTGCCCAAGGCGGGGCCAGGGGTGGGCGGCAAGATGTCAGAGCGGCCCTTGCACTCGCTGAAGAGAAAGTCCACCTTCATCTCCCCCATCCCCGCCAAGAAGAGGAACCTCGTCCTGCGCAGCAACAGCGGTGGCATGAAGGAGGAGAAGCCGGAGGGTCCCCACAGCCTCTTCAAGAAGATGCCCGTGGCCAAGAAGGTGAAAGCAAAGCTGCCTCCCAAGAGCCCCGGCGAAGCCGTCCCCAAACCCCCCCCGGTGAAGGAGGCCCCCGACGTCTGTATCAAAATCACCTCGCGGGCGGCCTTCCAGGAGGCCACCAAGACCAAAGTGCTGCCTCCTCGCAAGGGCCGCGGCCTCAAGCTGGAGGCCATTGTGCAGAAGATCACCTCGCCCAACCTGAAGAAGTTCACCTGCAAAACGGCGGCAGCGGCCACGGTGGCAGCCACCTACGGCACCTCGCTGAGCGTGGCGGGGACGGAGCGCGAGCGGGCGGTGAAGCATGGCGCTGTGGCCCCGGCGATGGGTGACGCACGGTTGCCCAAACCGGCAGCGGCACAGAAGGCACCCACCGTGCCACCGGCTGAGCAGTTCTGCCGGAACCCCCACGGCCGAGCGCTGAAGGGGAAACTGGGCAGCGGGAAGAAGCTCTCTGCCGATGGCTTGCAGAGCGAGGGCTGCGTGCAGACTGTGGGGGCACAGCCCGGCTCGGCTGTGGCGGCCAAGAACATGGCGCTGCTGCCAAAGAAGAGGAACCGCAAGGGCAAAGCGGCAGCGCTGGGCATGGCCAAGGCACCCCTCGGCCCCACGCTGCCGCTNNNNNNNNNNNNNNNNNNNNNNNNNNNNNNNNNNNNNNNNNNNNNNNNNNNNNNNNNNNNNNNNNNNNNNNNNNNNNNNNNNNNNNNNNNNNNNNNNNNNGGGAGATGGGGGGGCATTAGAAGGGGGTACTGGGGGAGGGGGATCAACAGGGTGCTTTGGAGGAGGGGTGCTTTAAGGGGTGCGTTAGGAAAGGGATGTGTTAAGGGGAGCGTTGTATCGAGAGTGCATTAAAAGGGTGCAGGGGAAAAAGGGTGCATGAAGGGGGCATTGGGGTGAGGATTTGTTGAAGGGTGCGTTGGAGGGGGCACCGGAGAGGGTGCATACACGGGATGAACTGGAGAGGGGGTGCACTGAGGGGGGATCCATTGGATACAGGGTAGGTAATGGGGTGCATTAAGGGGTGCATTGGAAAAGAGGAGTGTTAAGGGGTGCACCGAAGGCGGGTGCACCTGGAGCAGTACCTCCGTGTCCCCTGGGGACGTTTCCCAACGCTGTGCAGAGCTCCGCCGCTGccttccttcccccttccctctctccccttttttctctcctcccttaataataaaattataccAAGCAGTTTGCGGTGTGGCAGCCTGCCAGAAAGTGTTTCTTTAAACTCCACCAGCTCACAATTAAGCAAATCCGGAGCTGACACTCCTTGATAGGCACTTTCTCCCCCAAGAAAGCATCCACTGGGAAACCAACCcccccccccagcagctctATGGGGCNNNNNNNNNNNNNNNNNNNNNNNNNNNNNNNNNNNNNNNNNNNNNNNNNNNNNNNNNNNNNNNNNNNNNNNNNNNNNNNNNNNNNNNNNNNNNNNNNNNNGTTTGCATTGAGGGGGAGAAGAGAGCTcagggaggggggggggggagaggaaggCGGGGAGAAGCCGTGAGGGCGGAGAGCCGATTTAAATTGGACTTAATGGATTCCCAGGGCAGCTCTTTGAGATGAAAGTCAAAATAAGAGCCAAAGTGAATCTCAGCAGACCTGTCTGTTGCATTAGAGATGCagccttcctctccctccctccctcccttttttcTATAAAAGAGAAgggggggagaagggaaaaaaaaaaaaaaaagtgttctctGTACAGAAGACGGAGTGGAGTTTCTCGTTCCTATAATGAGAGCTCTAATTGAAGAACTTACAGCCCCTTGGGAGAGCCGTCACTGATCGCTGCTTTTGTTATTCATGCTGTGCGCCTTTTGCACGGTTTGGGGCTGCGTGCCATGGTGCCCCCACATTGGGGTGAGGACCCCCCCCGGGCTCCAATGCTGGGCTCCCATGGGTGGGCAGACACGCTGTGCTGTAGGATGTGGGGCTGAGACCCTCCCGGagtgctgcagcctgtggggcTTCGTCTGTGTGGGACCTCCAGGCTGTGAGATGAGTGCTGGTGGGATGAGGCCATAGGGGGACCCCCAGGTTGCAGGATGCTGCCATGTTGATGGAGGAGAGTGCAGGGGGCTGTGTGCCTGCTTTGTGCAGGGGGAGTGATGTTGCTTAGTTAGGATGGCACCTAGTGGGGATATCCAGTGCCAAAGGCACACAGACCCTCTGCGCACCCAAGGTGCCCCTTTCTCCATCACTCAACAATTCAGGATGGGAACAGGTAGGGGTCTCGTCAcccccagctcctgctgagTGGCCTTTGTTGCCATGGAGAGGTGAGACATGCTAGGAGCCAAGCGGTGACCCAGACACCAGAACTCCTGATGGCTGCGATGGCAATGTTGCACCAGGAACTGTGGGCCCTCCATCACTGCCTCTCCTCTCATCACCAGGTGTTGGCACCTTTGGGCTCAGTTCTTTGATTTTGGACCTCAGATCCTTATCCACAGTGCTTAGTGGCGGTCACAAGATGTCACCAGGCTTTGCAGACCCAGGTCACTGTCCCCATTTggtggctgcctgcagcagggataGGGAAACATGGGTCCCAAGGTGCTCAGGGCAGGATCTGGAACTCCTGCACTGGGGGCTTTGCCAGGAGCGCTCTGGTTCTGCTCTGGTGTCAGAGCTCTTGCTGCCTGTGATGTCTTTTAGGGACACGGTTTGGTGGCGTGGTGGcggtgggttgatggttggacttcatggtcttggaggtcttttgcAACCACAGCGATTGATTCTATTTAGAGGCATGGTTTGGTGGCATGGTGctgatgagttgatggttgggcTGATTGGACTtgtagaggtcttttccaacctcactgattctgtgactctgtggcTTTAATAGGAGCTCAGTGCTTGAG comes from Meleagris gallopavo isolate NT-WF06-2002-E0010 breed Aviagen turkey brand Nicholas breeding stock chromosome 16, Turkey_5.1, whole genome shotgun sequence and encodes:
- the RAI1 gene encoding LOW QUALITY PROTEIN: retinoic acid-induced protein 1 (The sequence of the model RefSeq protein was modified relative to this genomic sequence to represent the inferred CDS: inserted 4 bases in 3 codons), with amino-acid sequence MQSFRERCGFHGNQQSYQPTSQDTSRLENYRHQSQAGPNCERQRLVAKEYYSQQQLPYAGYENSAAEKYHRGNKQLAGQQLQGRPAFSNYAVQENSPYPARYSGDESLQAWGGQPPALPKYEDSLMKKTSPAAGGRPYHEPAAAPLPFRTHFPQQQPQQPPALPYPKLQRQKLPNDVSSPMPFSQSPHFGQHSQSFPASSTYSSVPGGSQPAHSYKSCTAPSGQPPLERPLGSAAAXRPGPRVPNLHGYQPNRIGYEQXPQPPPQPPPPPQPPQPPQPPQPQPQPLQGRHHAPESLHYQNLAKYQHYNQAGQTYCQSDAPPVRTPEQYYQTFSPSASHSPARSVGRSPSYSSTPSPLMPNLENFQYSQQPLNAGAFPAGITDHSHFMPLLNPSPTDGTSPDAQSGNCKNLPKEKLSENLLSDLSLQSLTALTSQVENISNTVQQLLLSKSSVPQKKGIKTPARTPEQLKGQHCSPESSTYSAEQVGTPLSDPLSTPQSVHAETQDADYLSGSEDQLERSFLYCNQNRSPARVNSNSKAKPESVSTCSVTSPDDMSTKSDDSFQSIHATLPLETFTKYVTNERDCPRLLLSALSQEELASEIIVLQDAINEKEDKAWPNSPMLSKEATKSPFQLENHRPCLDSMVKGSWPSQGDSSTLTEPLKLDKASGGSTGKDFGDEVYEGPQVEFAATETKDTLKDADPLAFNSKPSIPAATSSAGASGFSCYSNTTANSVDSENAMEHFEWPEENLGEACLRWKELGSGLQASDLPKGLFPSKLGGSSKEXKNACSLDLCDGEQPAKSETTRDFGQQAMEEEEEETLTYDEATKVDSERWLQDTRHCCTAGDFSEIPMISSPELKESDLEVEEYSSLCELAGTEQKSVPYAASPPKPPEIPAVLSASEVPMSAEETVSTVEKESSVPSARLSGQSIILLGPAVGTETKVKSWFKSSLPHIQPEEESGGVEKSHPEAVDSEPVLSLGVKKQPAPENALVKTEPVSRGKNLRNKRIHCRLPEEDSAGNAVPSPFSELPALCVGPDGQGEMLSKNVHSQTPRFTAEGLPARMCTRSFTALAEPRAPAPLEGLKAPMHQEKMGKKPACGVKQRVSFKARKRSGRPAPKVIQSAGGDATITVSSLVPAEEMVGPGPTDGDVTDGGERDQRSMILRSRTKTQEVFYTKRRRGKRAADVRLKNCKAPKKLISNNHLPPAFKLTPPGSPHKEGKVGTRMKLPKAGPGVGGKMSERPLHSLKRKSTFISPIPAKKRNLVLRSNSGGMKEEKPEGPHSLFKKMPVAKKVKAKLPPKSPGEAVPKPPPVKEAPDVCIKITSRAAFQEATKTKVLPPRKGRGLKLEAIVQKITSPNLKKFTCKTAAAATVAATYGTSLSVAGTERERAVKHGAVAPAMGDARLPKPAAAQKAPTVPPAEQFCRNPHGRALKGKLGSGKKLSADGLQSEGCVQTVGAQPGSAVAAKNMALLPKKRNRKGKAAALGMAKAPLGPTLPCWHLWAQFFDFGPQILIHSA